A genomic stretch from Edaphobacter aggregans includes:
- the pstB gene encoding phosphate ABC transporter ATP-binding protein PstB yields the protein MGVGILVEDLNAWYGSNHTLQDINLHIPANHATALIGPSGCGKSTFVRCLNRMHETNPIAHATGVVKMGEVDIYRDASPVEIRRRVGMVFQRPNPFPTMSIYDNVVSGLKLNGFRNRRILDETVERSLKQAALWEEVKDDLKKKSGASLSGGQQQRMCIARALAVDPEVLLMDEPASALDPVSTSKIEDLIFQLKSQYTIVIVTHNMQQAARVAENTGFFLNGKMVEFDSTHKIFTNPRDKRTEDYITGRFG from the coding sequence GTGGGAGTCGGCATTCTAGTTGAAGATCTGAACGCATGGTATGGTTCGAACCACACACTGCAGGACATTAACCTGCATATCCCCGCGAACCACGCCACCGCGCTCATCGGCCCCTCCGGCTGCGGCAAATCCACCTTCGTTCGTTGCCTCAATCGCATGCACGAGACCAACCCCATCGCCCATGCCACCGGTGTCGTCAAAATGGGCGAGGTCGACATCTATCGTGACGCTTCCCCCGTCGAGATCCGCCGCCGCGTAGGCATGGTCTTCCAGCGCCCCAACCCCTTCCCGACGATGTCCATCTACGACAACGTCGTCAGCGGTCTCAAGCTCAATGGCTTTCGCAACCGCCGCATCCTCGACGAAACCGTAGAGCGCTCCCTCAAGCAGGCCGCTCTCTGGGAAGAGGTCAAAGACGACCTCAAGAAGAAGTCCGGCGCCAGCCTCTCCGGTGGCCAGCAGCAGCGCATGTGCATCGCGCGCGCCCTCGCCGTTGATCCCGAAGTCCTCCTCATGGACGAGCCAGCCTCTGCACTCGACCCCGTCTCCACCTCGAAGATCGAAGACCTCATCTTCCAGCTCAAGAGCCAGTACACTATCGTCATCGTGACGCACAATATGCAGCAGGCCGCGCGCGTGGCCGAGAACACAGGCTTCTTCCTCAACGGGAAAATGGTCGAGTTCGATTCCACCCACAAAATCTTCACCAACCCCCGCGACAAGCGCACCGAGGATTACATCACCGGGAGGTTTGGCTGA
- a CDS encoding winged helix-turn-helix domain-containing protein: MSQTIFVLEDDADISRLVQYHLESAGFTVRSYLTIGQILPDAERQPPALFLLDIMVPGGDGLDLCRRLRQNPTLSIVPIIFLTARAAENDRVHGLEVGADDYITKPFGTRELVARVKAVLRRFERPTTPSLVKFENIEIDAGAMQLRVGGELVTTTATEFRLLDYLARHPGRVFSRDHLLDAVWGDARFVTPRSVDVYVRRIREKIEADAEVPRYLKTMRGAGYRFEIPKTAQA, encoded by the coding sequence TTGAGTCAGACGATCTTTGTGTTGGAAGACGATGCCGATATCTCGCGGCTCGTCCAGTACCACCTGGAAAGCGCTGGTTTTACGGTGCGTTCCTATCTCACGATCGGCCAGATTTTACCGGACGCCGAGCGCCAGCCTCCAGCCCTGTTCCTGCTCGACATCATGGTCCCCGGCGGCGATGGCCTTGACCTCTGTCGCAGGCTGCGTCAAAACCCCACCCTGAGCATCGTTCCCATCATCTTCCTCACCGCCCGCGCCGCCGAAAACGACCGCGTCCATGGCCTCGAGGTAGGTGCCGACGACTACATCACCAAGCCCTTCGGCACCCGCGAGTTAGTAGCTCGGGTCAAGGCCGTCCTGCGCCGGTTCGAGCGGCCCACCACCCCCTCCCTCGTCAAGTTCGAAAACATCGAGATCGACGCTGGTGCCATGCAACTCCGTGTCGGCGGCGAGCTGGTCACCACGACCGCCACAGAGTTTCGCCTGCTCGACTATCTCGCCCGCCATCCAGGCCGGGTCTTCAGCCGCGACCATCTCCTCGACGCCGTCTGGGGAGACGCCCGTTTCGTCACGCCGCGCTCGGTCGATGTCTACGTCCGCCGCATCCGCGAGAAGATCGAGGCCGACGCCGAAGTCCCACGTTATCTTAAGACCATGCGCGGGGCCGGCTACCGTTTCGAAATTCCTAAGACGGCACAGGCCTAG
- a CDS encoding response regulator has product MAQESHLVLCVDDELVGLRVRKILLERAGYRVLTALDGAAGLDLFASEPVEAVILDYSMPGMHGGEVAARMRQVKPEIPILLLSAYIGLPAEVTSLVDLYMTKGEGAPILLKKLGSLLHPINAS; this is encoded by the coding sequence ATGGCACAAGAGTCCCACCTCGTTTTATGCGTGGATGACGAACTGGTCGGCCTTCGGGTTCGAAAGATACTGCTCGAACGCGCCGGCTACAGGGTTCTGACTGCGCTGGACGGGGCGGCCGGGCTGGATCTGTTCGCCAGCGAGCCGGTTGAGGCCGTAATCCTGGACTACTCCATGCCCGGCATGCATGGCGGCGAGGTTGCGGCCAGGATGCGTCAGGTTAAGCCGGAAATTCCCATTCTTTTGCTGTCCGCCTACATCGGTCTTCCTGCTGAGGTTACTTCGCTGGTTGATCTTTATATGACCAAAGGTGAGGGTGCGCCCATTCTTTTGAAGAAGTTAGGCAGCCTGCTTCATCCGATAAATGCATCTTAG
- the pstS gene encoding phosphate ABC transporter substrate-binding protein PstS, with the protein MKLIAAGVLALATIGASAQNINGAGATFPYPIYSKWFSEYSKAHPEVKINYQSIGSGGGIRQVSEGTVDFGATDGPMNDEQIKSAKVKTMHIPTVLGAVVPIYNIPGVNKELNFSGDVIADIYLGKITTWNDPRIVKENPGVNLPANAILPVYRSDGSGTTYIFTDYLSKVSPDWASKVGKNTSVKWPTGIGQKGSEGIAGMVRQSPNSFGYVELIYAAQNKMSYGSVKNAAGQFVRASTDGVTAAAAAAAKTMPADFRVSITNAPGATSYPISSFTWLLIPTHSADAAKGKALVDFLGWMLDHGQSEANTLTYAPLPKPVQDMVRKSIAQIK; encoded by the coding sequence GTGAAACTCATTGCAGCAGGCGTATTGGCACTGGCAACTATTGGAGCCAGCGCACAGAACATCAACGGAGCAGGGGCGACCTTCCCCTACCCGATCTACTCCAAATGGTTCAGCGAATACAGCAAGGCCCATCCAGAGGTAAAGATCAATTATCAGTCCATCGGCTCCGGCGGCGGCATCCGTCAGGTCTCCGAGGGTACGGTCGACTTCGGTGCCACCGACGGCCCCATGAATGACGAGCAGATCAAAAGCGCCAAGGTTAAAACGATGCACATTCCTACCGTGCTCGGTGCAGTCGTTCCGATCTACAACATCCCCGGCGTTAACAAGGAGCTCAACTTCTCGGGCGACGTCATCGCCGACATCTACCTCGGCAAGATCACCACATGGAACGACCCTCGTATCGTGAAAGAGAATCCCGGCGTCAATCTTCCTGCCAATGCGATCCTGCCCGTCTACCGTTCTGACGGCAGCGGAACCACCTACATCTTCACCGATTACCTCTCGAAGGTCAGCCCCGATTGGGCCAGCAAGGTAGGCAAGAACACCTCCGTGAAGTGGCCCACAGGCATCGGCCAAAAGGGCAGCGAAGGCATCGCAGGAATGGTTCGCCAGTCGCCTAATTCCTTCGGCTACGTCGAGCTGATCTACGCCGCCCAGAACAAGATGTCCTACGGCTCCGTGAAGAACGCCGCCGGCCAGTTTGTTAGAGCCTCGACCGACGGTGTAACCGCTGCAGCGGCAGCGGCTGCCAAGACAATGCCCGCCGACTTCCGTGTTTCGATCACCAACGCTCCCGGTGCAACCTCCTATCCAATCTCCAGCTTTACCTGGCTGCTGATCCCGACCCACTCGGCTGACGCGGCCAAGGGCAAGGCGCTCGTTGACTTCCTCGGCTGGATGCTCGATCACGGCCAGTCCGAAGCCAACACTCTGACCTACGCTCCACTGCCGAAGCCCGTGCAGGACATGGTCCGCAAGAGCATCGCGCAGATCAAATAA
- the pstC gene encoding phosphate ABC transporter permease subunit PstC, with protein MSSTRMTTEREPGSPLPVPATLAVTPTPAAGAEPQPAVTTLSPIREYLSKRGSGRLADNSFAAVMLLCACSIFVIVLFILTILVLRSHLSFAQFGWRFFTRSAWDPVSGDFGALPFIYGTLVTSFLALAIAVPLALGVAVFIAELCPQRLRAPISFLTELLAAIPSVVYGLWAVFVLVPIMREILGPFLLKTLGWTGLFTGPNFGVGFLTAGIILSIMILPIISSLTRDIMMAVPNSQREAVLALGATKWEMIRIGVLRNSRIGIVGAIMLGLGRALGETIAVTMVIGNHPEISKSLFSPGYTLASVIANEFSEATGDLYLSALIQIGLALFLVTIVVNAIARLMVWAVTRGAPGRAA; from the coding sequence GTGTCTTCAACTCGTATGACGACCGAACGAGAACCCGGATCTCCCCTCCCTGTGCCGGCGACGCTCGCGGTCACCCCGACTCCTGCCGCAGGAGCCGAGCCGCAACCCGCAGTAACCACACTCTCCCCGATCCGCGAATACCTCAGCAAGCGCGGCAGCGGACGTCTGGCCGACAACAGCTTCGCAGCTGTCATGCTGTTATGCGCCTGCAGCATCTTTGTCATCGTCCTCTTCATTCTCACCATCCTTGTTCTTCGTTCGCACCTCAGCTTCGCGCAGTTCGGCTGGAGGTTCTTCACCCGCTCGGCGTGGGACCCTGTCTCCGGCGACTTCGGTGCCCTCCCATTTATCTACGGAACGCTAGTAACTTCGTTTCTTGCTCTCGCCATCGCGGTCCCCCTGGCTCTGGGGGTAGCAGTCTTTATCGCCGAACTCTGCCCCCAACGGCTACGCGCTCCAATCTCCTTTCTCACAGAACTCCTCGCCGCCATTCCCAGCGTCGTGTATGGTCTCTGGGCTGTCTTCGTGCTCGTCCCGATCATGCGCGAGATTCTGGGCCCCTTCCTCCTCAAGACGCTGGGCTGGACAGGCCTCTTCACCGGCCCGAACTTCGGTGTAGGTTTCCTCACGGCCGGCATCATTCTCTCCATCATGATCCTGCCCATCATCTCCTCTCTGACCCGCGACATCATGATGGCCGTGCCCAACAGCCAGCGCGAGGCCGTCCTTGCCCTCGGCGCCACCAAGTGGGAGATGATCCGTATCGGCGTCCTTCGCAACTCCCGCATCGGCATCGTAGGAGCCATCATGCTCGGCCTCGGTCGTGCCCTGGGCGAGACGATCGCCGTCACCATGGTCATCGGCAACCACCCCGAGATCAGCAAGAGCCTCTTTTCCCCCGGCTACACTCTCGCCAGCGTCATCGCCAATGAGTTCTCCGAGGCTACCGGCGATCTCTACCTCAGTGCCCTCATCCAGATCGGTCTGGCCCTCTTCCTCGTCACTATCGTCGTCAACGCAATCGCCCGCCTCATGGTCTGGGCGGTCACACGCGGCGCACCGGGAAGGGCGGCCTAA
- a CDS encoding sensor histidine kinase codes for MTRGLFFSFFIRMTIALAFVALMRVWFTPRGWIFGTILVLAWAAINAFLLSRSVRQSIALLQTSTAAIPDRPVGALKYQYSDFDGLAQAISLASGHVERVLMDASESRRELEAMIDSMQDAVVAVDQAGRIQWTNQRMQRLIPGTSFSSAVRVGHALVQTIRDPDVLACVKTALEDRVVSERRSTSLLPGRIFEVAASPMPGGGAVAVLHDITRIEQVERTQRDFVANVSHELRTPLTSITGYVETLLDHENSLSPQAREFLTTILKNATRMNRLTEDLLVMARVESSEQELHPAPVRADILVRDAVQAMSGLVQDEDAVLEIGQLTDVEVFADTDSILQVLSNLIENAIKYGRARDELHCRVIVSAREISEPIDAIEFSVRDFGQGIASEHLNRIFERFYRVDKARSRESGGTGLGLAIAQYVVQSQGGSIRAESELNAGSTFIFTLPKAKTSVV; via the coding sequence GTGACCCGTGGTCTCTTCTTTTCGTTCTTCATCCGGATGACGATTGCTCTGGCGTTCGTCGCTCTGATGCGCGTCTGGTTCACGCCGCGAGGATGGATCTTCGGCACGATCCTCGTCCTGGCCTGGGCCGCGATCAACGCCTTTCTCCTGTCCCGCTCAGTCCGGCAGAGCATCGCCCTGCTCCAGACCTCGACGGCCGCGATCCCCGACCGCCCCGTCGGCGCCCTCAAGTACCAGTACAGCGACTTCGACGGCCTCGCCCAAGCCATATCGCTCGCCTCAGGCCACGTTGAGCGGGTCCTCATGGATGCCTCCGAGAGCCGTCGTGAACTCGAAGCCATGATCGACAGCATGCAGGACGCCGTCGTCGCCGTCGATCAGGCCGGACGCATCCAGTGGACCAATCAGCGCATGCAGCGGCTCATCCCTGGCACGTCCTTCAGCAGCGCCGTCCGTGTCGGCCACGCCCTCGTCCAGACCATCCGCGACCCCGACGTCCTCGCCTGCGTCAAAACCGCTCTCGAAGACCGCGTCGTCAGCGAGCGCCGCTCAACCTCGCTCTTACCCGGACGCATCTTCGAGGTAGCCGCCTCGCCCATGCCCGGCGGAGGCGCCGTAGCCGTCCTCCACGACATCACCCGCATCGAGCAGGTCGAGCGCACCCAGCGGGACTTCGTCGCCAACGTCTCCCACGAACTCCGCACGCCCTTGACCTCCATCACAGGCTACGTCGAAACCCTCCTCGACCACGAAAATTCACTAAGCCCGCAAGCCCGCGAGTTCCTGACCACCATCCTCAAGAACGCCACTCGTATGAACCGCCTCACCGAAGACCTTCTCGTCATGGCGCGCGTCGAATCCTCCGAGCAGGAGCTCCACCCTGCCCCGGTTCGAGCAGATATCCTGGTACGCGATGCCGTCCAGGCTATGAGCGGTCTCGTTCAGGACGAAGACGCCGTCCTTGAGATCGGCCAACTCACCGACGTTGAGGTCTTCGCCGACACCGACTCCATCCTCCAGGTCCTCAGCAACCTCATCGAGAACGCGATCAAGTACGGCCGCGCCCGCGACGAGCTCCACTGCCGGGTCATCGTCAGCGCCCGCGAAATCTCCGAACCCATCGACGCCATCGAGTTCAGTGTCCGCGACTTTGGCCAGGGAATTGCTTCCGAACACCTCAACCGCATCTTCGAACGCTTCTACCGGGTCGACAAAGCCCGTTCCCGGGAGTCCGGAGGAACCGGCCTCGGCCTCGCAATTGCCCAATATGTGGTGCAATCGCAGGGCGGATCCATCCGCGCCGAAAGCGAGCTGAACGCCGGAAGTACCTTCATTTTCACCCTCCCCAAGGCAAAAACCTCCGTAGTTTGA
- the pstA gene encoding phosphate ABC transporter permease PstA: MSTQPFNQPRPPMNFETRGMRLNSTRRTVVNYFVTGLSILATIVVLIPLLAILFYLIYKGASSLNLNFFTHIPAPVGEEGGGMANSIVGSGIILTLASLMGIPIGIAAGVYVAEFGQGTLLANAIRFTADVLNGVPSIVMGISVYSLIVMPQKHFSAFAGGVALAIMMVPTITRTTEEMLATVPHAIREAALGLGVPKWRTVLSVSLRTASPGIITGCMLAFARVAGETAPLLFTALGNQFWSIRLNEPIAALPLQIFVYANSPYDEWHRLAWAGALVLIVLIMVSVTLVRIFANRGALKGGS, from the coding sequence ATGAGCACCCAGCCCTTCAACCAGCCCCGCCCGCCGATGAACTTCGAAACCAGAGGAATGCGGCTCAACAGCACCCGTCGCACTGTGGTCAACTACTTCGTCACCGGTCTGTCGATCCTCGCCACCATCGTGGTCCTCATACCGCTGCTCGCCATTCTCTTCTACCTGATCTACAAAGGCGCGAGTTCCCTCAACCTGAACTTCTTCACCCACATTCCCGCTCCGGTTGGTGAAGAGGGCGGCGGCATGGCCAACTCCATCGTCGGCTCGGGAATCATCCTCACCCTCGCCAGCCTCATGGGTATTCCCATCGGTATTGCTGCTGGCGTCTACGTCGCAGAATTCGGTCAGGGCACACTCCTCGCCAATGCCATACGCTTCACGGCAGACGTCCTCAACGGCGTCCCCTCCATCGTCATGGGCATCTCCGTCTACTCGCTCATCGTGATGCCCCAAAAACATTTTTCCGCCTTTGCCGGAGGCGTCGCGCTCGCCATCATGATGGTTCCGACCATCACCCGCACCACCGAAGAGATGCTCGCCACCGTGCCGCACGCCATTCGCGAAGCCGCCCTCGGTCTGGGCGTTCCCAAGTGGCGAACCGTCCTCTCAGTCAGTCTCCGAACAGCCTCTCCGGGCATCATCACCGGCTGCATGCTCGCCTTCGCCCGTGTCGCCGGAGAGACTGCCCCTCTACTCTTCACCGCACTCGGTAACCAGTTCTGGAGCATCAGGCTCAACGAGCCTATCGCCGCCCTGCCGCTGCAGATCTTCGTCTATGCCAACTCGCCATATGACGAGTGGCATCGCCTGGCCTGGGCTGGCGCGCTCGTTCTCATCGTTCTCATCATGGTCTCAGTCACGCTTGTCCGCATCTTTGCCAATCGCGGTGCACTCAAGGGAGGAAGTTAG